The following coding sequences lie in one Arthrobacter sp. SLBN-122 genomic window:
- a CDS encoding helix-turn-helix domain-containing protein has product MGNGFGEKLRAERLERGLTQAELGKDLYSPSYISLLETGRREPTAEVIEELARRLELAPKALEAWSQPISVSDAEYVLAGLYARQAWDLRDYPLAATHAAAAAQIALDGKNTSAWWNMTYMQAECLMKQGDLQECRKIVERLLEHPMATESVGLGVRARQMLAAVCHGQGQLPIAVEHALEAVRLSVNLPRGSTVLIGAHRILIGALAESGRLDEAWKYCQALLDQVDEHAMSQLAGEVAWVIGNVAFMRHDYTEGVKHHERAARLLSPANDIELWARFNKASAAVRLSSGIVEPETLSAIERAELAFSIVGGTKSDELEVAFIRARWLYLTGDIVAAVEKLREIHAERDALGKHTAGEVSLLLGKSLKAAGDTDEALVHLEDAQKAFAAAGAQDRVQQALDAILEIKLAQKRAAAAAKAS; this is encoded by the coding sequence GTGGGCAACGGATTCGGAGAAAAGCTCCGGGCGGAGCGCCTTGAGCGTGGACTGACACAGGCCGAACTGGGCAAGGACCTGTATTCACCCAGCTATATTTCGCTGCTCGAAACCGGACGCCGGGAGCCGACGGCCGAAGTAATTGAAGAATTGGCGCGCAGGTTGGAGCTGGCTCCCAAGGCCCTGGAGGCTTGGAGCCAGCCGATTTCCGTAAGTGATGCCGAGTACGTGCTGGCAGGGCTCTATGCCCGCCAGGCATGGGATCTGCGTGACTACCCCTTGGCTGCAACCCACGCTGCGGCAGCCGCGCAGATAGCGCTTGACGGCAAGAACACCAGTGCCTGGTGGAACATGACCTACATGCAGGCCGAGTGCCTCATGAAGCAGGGTGACCTGCAGGAGTGCCGCAAAATTGTTGAGCGCCTCCTTGAGCATCCAATGGCAACAGAGTCTGTGGGCCTTGGCGTGCGTGCCCGCCAGATGCTGGCCGCCGTGTGCCACGGCCAGGGCCAACTGCCCATCGCCGTGGAGCACGCGTTGGAAGCTGTCAGGCTCTCTGTCAATCTGCCCCGTGGTTCGACCGTGCTTATCGGGGCCCACAGAATCCTGATTGGCGCCTTGGCCGAAAGCGGTCGGTTGGATGAAGCCTGGAAGTACTGCCAGGCTCTGCTTGACCAGGTCGACGAGCACGCCATGTCCCAGCTCGCGGGCGAAGTTGCCTGGGTGATTGGCAATGTGGCGTTCATGCGGCACGACTATACGGAAGGCGTCAAGCACCACGAGAGGGCCGCACGTCTGCTTTCTCCTGCAAACGACATCGAATTGTGGGCCCGATTCAATAAGGCGTCTGCTGCTGTTCGGCTTTCCTCCGGGATCGTTGAACCCGAGACGCTCTCGGCGATCGAGCGGGCAGAGTTGGCCTTCTCTATTGTGGGCGGAACCAAGAGTGACGAACTGGAAGTCGCCTTCATCCGTGCCCGCTGGCTGTACCTGACCGGGGACATTGTTGCCGCCGTCGAAAAATTGCGCGAGATCCATGCCGAGCGCGACGCGCTGGGCAAGCACACGGCTGGGGAGGTTTCACTGCTGCTTGGCAAGTCCCTCAAGGCCGCGGGCGATACCGACGAAGCATTGGTCCATCTTGAGGACGCCCAAA
- a CDS encoding ABC transporter ATP-binding protein has protein sequence MSTATFGTANEDNAHLSKSDSRAVRRRSLALLRSLIRPVRVRFWLTIAMVVLSQAARVAGPALIAFGIDHALPALQAGDNLPLVFTGVAYLLAAIATAGLTALYVTSTARLSQAMLLDLRVRVFRHTQRLSLEFHEKYTSGRIIARQTSDLEALRELLDSGVSSLASGMLFMAFTAVTIFALDWRSGLLVLAAGVPMFFLSRWYQKHSQIAFRESRVVSARLIVHFVETMTGIRAVKAFRKEKENSERYGKLAEDYRLVTVRSINLNGIFQPGLVLIGNVCVAVVLLFGGFRVLDGDLAVGVLLALILSTKRFFQPVDQMAMFYNSFQSAQAALEKVSGLLEEVPTVRPPKNPVPLPSATGRIDFNGVEFRYGDGPLVVPLLDLHIPAGQTVALVGQTGAGKSTLAKLIARFYDVTSGTLTLDGVDLRDLATTDLRRNIVMVTQEAFLFSGSVADNIALGRPEASRGEIEEAAKAVGAHEFILELPEGYDTDVNKRGGRVSSGQRQLISFARAFLAQPAVLILDEATSSLDIPSERLVQAGLARLLAGTEAERRTALIIAHRLSTVETADRVLVVHDGRIVEDGTPEELIGGGGRFADLHGAWKDSLV, from the coding sequence ATGAGCACCGCAACGTTCGGCACCGCCAATGAAGACAACGCCCACCTCAGCAAGAGCGACAGCAGGGCAGTACGACGCCGGTCGCTCGCCCTGCTGCGGTCGCTGATCCGTCCGGTGCGGGTACGGTTCTGGCTGACCATCGCCATGGTGGTCCTGTCCCAGGCCGCACGGGTCGCCGGCCCCGCACTAATAGCGTTCGGGATCGACCACGCCCTGCCCGCCCTTCAGGCCGGCGACAACCTCCCGCTGGTGTTCACCGGCGTCGCCTACCTTTTGGCAGCCATTGCGACGGCGGGACTCACCGCCCTCTACGTCACCTCCACTGCGCGGCTCAGCCAGGCGATGCTGCTGGACCTGCGCGTGCGCGTCTTCCGCCACACGCAGCGGCTCAGTCTGGAGTTCCACGAAAAGTACACCTCGGGCAGGATCATCGCCCGGCAGACCTCGGACCTGGAGGCGTTGCGCGAACTCCTCGATTCGGGCGTCAGCTCGCTCGCTTCCGGCATGCTCTTCATGGCCTTTACCGCCGTCACCATCTTTGCCCTGGACTGGCGGAGCGGTTTGCTGGTGTTGGCGGCGGGCGTGCCGATGTTCTTCCTGTCCCGCTGGTACCAGAAGCACTCGCAGATCGCGTTCCGGGAATCCCGCGTGGTCTCCGCCCGGCTGATCGTGCACTTCGTGGAAACCATGACCGGCATCCGCGCCGTCAAGGCCTTCCGCAAGGAGAAGGAGAACTCGGAGCGCTACGGCAAACTCGCCGAGGACTACCGGCTGGTCACCGTCCGGTCCATCAACCTCAACGGCATCTTCCAGCCTGGCCTGGTGCTGATCGGCAACGTCTGCGTTGCCGTGGTCCTGCTGTTCGGCGGATTCCGGGTGCTGGACGGCGACCTGGCAGTGGGCGTGCTCCTGGCCCTCATCCTCTCCACCAAGCGGTTCTTCCAGCCCGTGGACCAGATGGCCATGTTCTACAACTCGTTCCAAAGCGCCCAGGCAGCCCTGGAAAAGGTGTCCGGACTGCTCGAGGAGGTGCCCACGGTCCGGCCGCCGAAGAACCCGGTGCCCCTTCCCAGTGCCACGGGGCGCATCGACTTCAACGGCGTGGAATTCCGCTACGGCGATGGCCCATTGGTGGTTCCCCTTCTGGACCTGCACATCCCGGCAGGACAGACCGTTGCCCTGGTGGGACAGACGGGCGCCGGGAAATCCACCCTGGCCAAACTCATTGCACGCTTCTACGACGTCACCTCCGGCACCCTCACCCTGGACGGCGTGGACCTCCGCGACCTGGCCACCACCGACCTCCGGCGGAACATCGTCATGGTCACCCAGGAAGCCTTCCTGTTCAGCGGCTCGGTGGCGGACAACATAGCCCTTGGCCGGCCTGAAGCATCACGCGGGGAGATCGAAGAGGCCGCCAAGGCGGTGGGCGCGCACGAGTTCATCCTGGAGCTTCCCGAAGGCTACGACACCGACGTCAACAAGCGCGGCGGCAGGGTCTCCTCCGGCCAGCGGCAGCTGATCAGCTTTGCCAGGGCGTTCCTTGCGCAACCGGCGGTGCTGATCCTGGACGAGGCCACCTCCTCGCTGGATATCCCGTCGGAGCGGCTGGTGCAGGCCGGGCTGGCCCGCCTGCTTGCCGGGACGGAGGCGGAGCGCAGGACGGCCCTGATCATCGCGCACCGCCTGTCCACGGTGGAGACGGCGGACCGTGTCCTGGTGGTGCACGACGGCCGGATCGTGGAGGATGGCACGCCGGAGGAACTGATCGGCGGCGGCGGACGCTTCGCCGACCTGCACGGGGCATGGAAAGACTCGCTGGTCTGA
- a CDS encoding ABC transporter ATP-binding protein → MAKQTPFFRSISRLYPHVRPIIPRLLLGLLCALLASVVALTIPQVLRVLVNTALQPGGTPDAVWVSAAIILVLGIAEAGLVALRRQFVINPATSVETRMRVSLYDHLQELTVSFHDRWGSGQLLSRAMTDLNFLRRWMAFGAIMLVVTTLTVIIGIVAMFAMSWQLALIFLGAAVPITINSFRFRTRFSKVARQSQDQAGDLATTVEESVHGIRVLKAFGRSREALENFNEQAEELRQTEIAKARHQATFTMVVTLLPELALGAGLVVGVMLCASGELSIGALVAFFATAAVIASPVEFSGMLLAMALTAKTAVDRHYEVMDTQNAITSPAQPSSPGQLAGALRFNHAAFAFEDAPDKPILKDIDLDILPGETMALVGITGSGKSALIQLVARLYDVSGGAITIDGVDLRDFDVEELRRIVGVAFEDTTLFSNSVRDNVLLGAPVRTEDVLDEALDVAQAHFAYSLPEGVDTLIGEEGLSLSGGQRQRIALARAIAARPRVLVLDDPLSALDVHTEELVEARLREVLKDTTTLIVAHRPSTVALADRVALLEDGRITAVGTHTELLAANQHYRYVIASLDREPRDLDSELSALEDQAEEVTR, encoded by the coding sequence ATGGCCAAGCAGACTCCATTTTTCCGATCCATCAGCCGTCTTTATCCGCACGTCCGGCCCATCATCCCCAGGCTCCTGCTGGGACTCCTCTGCGCCCTCCTGGCCAGCGTGGTGGCCCTGACCATCCCGCAGGTGCTGCGGGTCCTGGTGAACACGGCACTGCAGCCAGGGGGTACGCCGGATGCCGTCTGGGTTTCCGCCGCAATCATCCTGGTCCTGGGCATCGCCGAGGCGGGACTGGTGGCCCTGCGCCGGCAGTTCGTCATCAACCCCGCCACCTCCGTGGAAACCCGGATGCGGGTGTCCCTCTATGACCACCTGCAGGAACTGACCGTCTCCTTCCACGACCGGTGGGGCTCCGGCCAGCTGCTGTCCCGGGCCATGACGGACCTGAACTTCCTGCGCCGCTGGATGGCCTTTGGCGCCATCATGCTGGTGGTCACCACACTGACCGTGATCATCGGCATCGTGGCCATGTTCGCCATGAGCTGGCAGCTGGCCCTGATCTTCCTGGGCGCCGCCGTTCCCATCACCATCAACAGCTTCCGGTTCCGCACCCGGTTCAGCAAGGTTGCCCGCCAAAGCCAGGACCAGGCCGGGGACCTTGCCACAACGGTAGAGGAATCCGTCCACGGCATCCGGGTGCTCAAGGCCTTCGGGCGCAGCCGGGAGGCCCTGGAAAACTTCAACGAGCAGGCGGAAGAACTGCGCCAGACGGAGATCGCGAAGGCACGCCACCAGGCAACGTTCACCATGGTGGTCACACTGCTTCCCGAACTCGCCTTGGGAGCCGGCCTCGTGGTGGGCGTGATGCTGTGCGCCAGCGGCGAGTTGAGCATCGGCGCCCTGGTGGCGTTCTTCGCCACCGCCGCAGTCATCGCCTCCCCCGTGGAATTTTCCGGCATGCTGCTGGCCATGGCACTCACGGCCAAGACCGCCGTCGACCGCCACTACGAAGTGATGGACACGCAGAACGCCATCACCAGCCCTGCACAGCCCAGCAGTCCGGGCCAACTGGCGGGGGCGCTCCGCTTCAACCACGCAGCCTTCGCTTTCGAGGACGCACCGGACAAGCCGATCCTCAAGGACATCGACCTGGATATCCTGCCCGGAGAAACCATGGCACTGGTGGGCATTACCGGCAGCGGCAAGAGTGCGCTGATCCAGCTGGTGGCCCGGCTGTACGACGTCAGCGGCGGCGCCATCACCATCGACGGCGTCGACCTGCGGGACTTCGATGTCGAGGAGCTGCGCAGGATCGTCGGGGTGGCTTTCGAGGACACCACGCTCTTCTCCAATTCTGTGCGGGACAACGTCCTGCTTGGCGCCCCGGTCCGCACGGAGGATGTCCTGGACGAGGCCCTGGACGTGGCCCAGGCTCACTTCGCCTATTCCCTGCCCGAAGGCGTGGACACGCTGATCGGCGAGGAAGGCCTGAGCCTGTCCGGCGGCCAGCGGCAACGCATTGCGCTGGCACGTGCCATCGCCGCGCGTCCAAGAGTCCTGGTCCTGGACGATCCGCTGTCCGCCCTGGACGTTCACACCGAAGAACTGGTGGAGGCCCGCCTCCGGGAGGTCCTGAAGGACACCACCACCCTGATCGTGGCCCACCGTCCTTCCACCGTGGCCCTCGCAGACCGGGTGGCTTTGCTGGAGGACGGGCGCATCACCGCCGTGGGAACGCACACCGAGCTGCTGGCCGCCAACCAGCACTACCGTTACGTCATCGCCAGCCTGGACCGGGAGCCGCGGGACCTGGACTCCGAACTGTCGGCCCTCGAAGACCAGGCTGAGGAAGTGACCCGATGA